Proteins encoded by one window of Elaeis guineensis isolate ETL-2024a chromosome 12, EG11, whole genome shotgun sequence:
- the LOC105055586 gene encoding protein KINESIN LIGHT CHAIN-RELATED 2 translates to MRRASSRLLSVLTKPHPHTRNLPKLLSPKPLPSNPSPISNLFPKTHPPIPFPRCRSRFLQTLSEDASPPPLSSRQRKLKEKSDLEEAFESATTTDDILASFEALESALDESDKRLGLACLKVGQHLDSIGSEDHENILGFGLRALKILDKDGESSISVAMALHLVGSASYNLKRFNDSLGFLNRANRILGKLERDGSSEFDIRPVSHAVQILLANTKTAMGRREEALLNLRRCLELKESILEPDSRELGVAYRDLAEAYAAVLNFKEALPLCLKALEIHGAQLGQNSVEVAHDRRLLGVIYTGLEEHERALEQNDLSQKILKNWGMGSDLLNAELDAANIQIALGKYDEAINTLKGVIQQTDKESETRALVFVSMAKALCNQEKFADAKRCLEISCGILEEKELVSPDYVAEAYVEISTLYETMNEFGTAISLLKRSLAMIERIPQEQHMEGNVSAKIGWLLLLTGKVEQAVPYMESAAERLKESFGPKHFGVGYIYNNLGAAYMEMERPQTAAQMFALAKDIMEVSLGPHHTDTIETCQSLANAYSAMGSYALALEFQQQTVDAWANHGLSAKDELREATRLLEQIKKKAFESMSNAVSQEALPLSHGSDAVPSKLEQH, encoded by the exons ATGAGACGAGCTTCATCTCGCCTCCTCTCCGTCCTCACCAAACCCCATCCCCACACCCGAAATCTTCCCAAACTTCTCTCTCCCAAACCGCTCCCTTCGAATCCCTCACCCATTTCCAACCTCTTCCCTAAAACTCATCCCCCGATCCCGTTCCCCAGATGCCGCTCCCGCTTTCTCCAAACCCTTTCCGAGgacgcctctcctcctcccctcTCCTCCCGGCAGCGCAAGCTCAAGGAAAAATCCGACCTTGAGGAGGCCTTCGAGTCCGCCACCACCACGGACGACATCCTCGCCTCCTTCGAAGCCTTGGAGTCCGCCCTTGACGAGAGCGACAAGAGGCTTGGCCTCGCctgcctcaaggtcgggcagcaTCTCGACTCCATTGGTTCCGAGGACCATGAGAATATCCTTGGCTTTGGCCTCAGGGCTCTCAAGATCCTCGACAAAGATGGCGAAAGCTCCATCTCTGTCGCCATGGCGCTCCACCTGGTCGGCTCGGCCAGCTACAACCTCAAGAGGTTCAATGATAGCTTGGGGTTCTTGAATCGGGCCAATCGGATTCTTGGCAAGTTGGAAAGAGATGGTTCGAGCGAATTCGATATCCGGCCGGTGAGCCATGCAGTCCAGATTCTGCTCGCCAACACGAAAACGGCGATGGGTAGAAGAGAGGAGGCTCTGCTCAATCTTAGAAGGTGTTTGGAGCTTAAAGAATCGATCTTGGAGCCAGATAGTAGGGAACTGGGCGTTGCCTATCGGGATTTGGCAGAAGCTTATGCTGCAGTGTTGAACTTTAAGGAAGCTCTGCCGCTGTGCTTGAAGGCATTGGAGATTCATGGGGCACAGTTGGGGCAGAATTCGGTGGAGGTAGCTCATGATCGGAGGCTTCTTGGGGTTATCTATACGGGTTTGGAGGAGCATGAGAGGGCCTTGGAGCAGAACGATCTCTCCCAGAAGATTTTGAAGAACTGGGGCATGGGTTCTGACTTGCTCAATGCCGAGCTGGATGCTGCCAATATACAGATTGCTTTGGGGAAGTACGATGAAGCCATCAACACTCTAAAAGGGGTAATTCAGCAGACTGACAAGGAGAGTGAGACTCGGGCATTGGTGTTTGTCTCGATGGCTAAAGCATTGTGTAACCAGGAGAAGTTTGCAGATGCAAAGAGGTGTTTGGAGATCTCTTGTGGTATTCTTGAAGAGAAGGAATTGGTCTCTCCTGATTACGTTGCTGAGGCATACGTGGAGATATCAACGTTGTATGAGACTATGAATGAGTTTGGGACTGCTATTTCTTTGTTGAAGAGAAGTCTTGCGATGATTGAGAGAATTCCACAAGAGCAGCATATGGAGGGGAATGTCTCGGCAAAGATTGGCTGGTTGCTTCTCCTGACTGGTAAAGTAGAGCAGGCTGTTCCATACATGGAAAGTGCTGCTGAGAGGTTGAAGGAGAGCTTTGGGCCAAAGCACTTTGGGGTGGGATATATCTATAATAATTTGGGAGCAGCATACATGGAGATGGAGCGGCCGCAGACAGCTGCACAGATGTTCGCACTTGCAAAGGACATCATGGAAGTTTCGCTGGGGCCACACCATACAGATACCATTGAGACATGTCAGAGCCTTGCAAATGCATATAGTGCAATGGGAAG CTATGCCCTTGCATTAGAATTCCAGCAACAAACTGTTGATGCATGGGCGAACCATGGTCTGAGTGCCAAGGATGAGCTTCGAGAAGCTACTCGGCTTCTCGAGCAGATAAAGAAAAAGGCTTTCGAATCTATGTCTAATGCAGTTTCTCAGGAGGCTCTACCTCTGTCTCATGGAAGTGATGCTGTTCCTTCCAAACTTGAGCAACATTGA